Within Rhododendron vialii isolate Sample 1 chromosome 12a, ASM3025357v1, the genomic segment GAGATCACCTTCAAAGCCAGAGGAAAGCCAAGATGTTTGGCAACAAGACTAGCAGAGACCCAACAGGCCAAGCAGAGAATCGCAGCCAGAGGACCAGCTTTCTTATCCATGAAGGCGTAAACCGAAGCATAGATCAAAGAGACGAGAAACCCATAATTGGGAACGAGGCCGAGAGGAAACTGATCAAATGGGGATTCAAAGAAGAAAGCAGGTGTGAAATAGAGGAGAATGAGAGTCGTGAAGAAGATTGGCCAAACGAACAACATGTGTATGAGGCTGTTCACTGGGTTGCTGTGGTATGCGCCGTGGAAGGCGAAGTGTTTCTCGAGATCGAATAACTCCATCTTTCTTCTTCCCATTTGGGAGGAGTTTTCTCGGGAATTTGGGGGTGGAAAGTGAGGACTGAGGATAAGCAAAGGGATTGATTGTTGGGGTTATCAAGGTTAGAAAATACTGTACCTAAAACAAGGGCTGGTCCTCGATTTGAGGAGAGATTTTTAAGTGCCGAGCGAGTATATCCCACGTGATATCCGTTTAGCGCATTCGAGCCGTCCGatgcatttttggacggctcaaattgaaaccctctctttcttctcaccccaacactttctctctcattttatctctccaaatctgagcagttcaaaaataaaatggacggctcagatactcgagcggacaccacgtggtataCCCTCGGCACTGAAATTTCTTTTCAGATTTGAGAGGGGACTACTAgagtaatttgttttttttctttttctttttttggatctgGGGACTACTAGTATGGGTCATCCGaactttttctttgatattttcaaaaataaatgtttaaatGTTATAgttaatattttacttttgtttatttctcttgtcgagacgagccgataatatatataaaagtttggTATAAAATTGACAaacgcaaaaagaaaaaaggaaaaaaaaaaaaggaaaaaaaaaattgtccacaACTTTTAGGTTTGTGAAAACACACCCTGATTGGACAAAATTGTCCACgtgtttggaaaaaaacaaCCCAGGTATTCTATTGTGAATTGtctatgaaaaagaaaagggatccCGATTTCCAATTCAGCCTTTCGTGCTTCCTTTTTTGGCCCATTTTGATGCTCGAAATGCTCATCTTTAGAACTCCATCGACAACATTTGTTGCCAAAAATCGTATTTTGAGCGAATATCATTTCATTGCATGACTCACGGCATGTCAAGATAAGGGATGGCCCAGGCATTGCTCAGGGCATGCCAAGGCATGGCTCACAGCAAAGCCTTTACAAGGGTTGGCCAAAGTTGTGGGTAAGTTGCTAGGTAACGCTGGGTAACAATTACCAAGTTGCTTGGTAACGACTGGTAGCCAAGGCATGAcaagccgattgcttgtcaTCGAGCAAGGCAAGGCATGACATGACTCTACCGACCACCAAGCAAAAAACTAGATTTCATCTTTTTGGCAACTAATTAATGTTTGATGATTTGTAAAAGATGAATGATTCAAATCATTAAAGTGAGCCTCGAAAGAGCCCCCAATATGCCCAACAGGCCACCAATACTGGCTTTTGTTATTAGAAAGGATCCTAACCCTTTTAAAGAAGAGAACTTACAACAATTTCTACATGCATACGTAAGTACATATGATATAATAGATAGTGTCCGTTTAAATTGGCTGCGTGACAATGGATGTGCAAAATTACTTGGGAAATAATAGAAGAAAACTTTTAAAAGAAGGTGATGCACATAGAATGTATAAATATTTCAAAACCtgccaatcaaaaaattcaGGATTTGTCTATGCAATTCAAGTGGATCAAAATAATTGTATGGGAAATTATTTTTGGGCAGATTCAATATCAAGGCTCGCTTGCCAATATTTTGGGGATGTAACAACCTTTGATGCTACATATTTGACCAATCGTTACAACATGTCTTTTGTTCCTTTTACTGGagtcaaccaccaccaccaatcaaGGATGTTCGGATGTGCTTTACTTGTGAACGAGACTGCTGAATCGTATATATGGTAGTTACCAACTTAGGTAGAGGCAATGTGTGGACACACTCCATCTGTTATTATTACGGATGATGACAAAGCCATGGCGAATGCAATTGCACAGGTACTACCAAATACTATGCATCGTCTATGTATGTGGCATATCTTACAAAAGGTTCCGGAACATTTGGCATGTTTTCAACAAGTATCCAACgtttcaaaaagaatttcgCCATTGCATTCAAGATACAATCACAATAGATCAGTTTGAAATGGAATGGAATCAATTGATTTTGAACTATGAGTTAACAGAGAATGATTGGTCGAGAGATTTATACCGGCGGCAGGAAAAATGGATTCCCGCATACTTACGGACCATGTTTTGTGTGGAGTTGTCTACGACTCAAAGAAGTGATAGTATGAATAAATTCTTCAAGGATTTTGTGCATTCAAGTATGTTGGTAAGTGACTTCGTTTATCAGTATGAGAAAGCGTTGGACAAAAGATATCAGAGcaagaaggaaaaagatgtgAAAATGAGAACCACAAAAGCAATTCTAAAGACATGTTACAAAATGGAGGTCCAAGTAGCAAAAGTTTATacgaggaaaatattttcattctTCCAGAAGGAATTATTCTTGAGTCAAAACCAGAGTGTGTCCAAAGTTTTGTGAGGATGGAACAACAAAGACATCTAACGTGGTGGCCTATGGGCAAGAAAACCTTGTCTATGAggtagtttttgatattgtggaAAAGAAAGCAGTTTGTTCATGCCATAAGTTTGGATTTATTGGAATTCTTTGCCGGCACATTCTCGCCTTGTTCGCTAAAAAGTCCCTTGCTAGTCATCTCCCCGAGTATTATATTCTTCAAAGATGGACTATAAATGCAAAGAGTCATGTTGCCAATGAGATTTCTCCTACTTTGATGAGTCAAGTAACACTACAAGAAGGATCAAAAAGCTCCTCTACATTGACTAAGCACAACCTGATGATAGAGGTCTTGAAAGTTGTTGAAGAGaggcaaaaatcacaaaagaaaCATGATCATTTAATTAGCCCTTGTTTTATAGAAGGTGCACTGTGAACTCCTAGCTatggaagatgatgatgaaattgatatTGAAGATGATTTTGGAAAGTTCACCTCCACTTGAAGGTGGTACTCAACTTCTATCGAATATAACATTTACGTTACATGACCCGCCACATGTTGCTTCAAGGGGTTGACCTAAATCTCTCAGACAAAAACATTCCATAGAGAATCatgtgggaaaaaaaaggaagtgtagCATTTGCAAGCAACCAGGACATACTAGAACTACTTGTCACATACAAAAGCAAGTCGGGTAAATATTATGCTTTTATGATtggaaaagtcttcaatacacacccctttaaggtgtgtaccatatacacctattgtgtggttcatattgtgccacttcataaaaaattacttgtaggaccaatcattcataatattttatttagtatcgtaactttttataccatatgcacctattatGTGGTTCAGGGATAATGTTGACGGTACAAGTTTATCACCTAGTGTCTTAACTGTGTCTACGAACCAAAATCTTCACGAGATAGTATAATTTTTCTCCATGTCGTTTGAGATGCATACCTTaatgtttttgttcttgaaaCATTAACtgaatctcattttttttaggcGAATTTGGATCTCCATAATTCTATTAGCATGTCTCAAGATCCTAAGTGTTCTACATTCATGGTACTAATTTGAATATATCTATGCGGAAATCTAAATGAcaacatttcttttttaaaattttgccatcttctttctttattttcattCCATTGCTCATTCAGATCTAATGATAGAGGTCCCACACACATCCTTATTTTGATGTCTTAAAATTTGTAGATGACAACAAAGCTTGTTTTTGGGAGAGGAACCATGTATGAGATCTAATGTTGTACACTTTTGTTATGTATGGGAGAGGAACCATGTTTAGTACTCTCTTCTTTTTGGTATTTTGCTTATGGTGCTTACGGTTAAGGTTGTAAATTTTTGTGGAGTATTATGTATCAGAGAGGAttggggtgcactacagcaggCCCGGATCCGTAAATTTTTGCAAACAATTTAAGTTTTAAATTGACTTTATTTGTTGCCTATCTCGTATTGCTAATTAGCCGGTAGTGAAATTTTGTCTAATGGCCTTAACcattttcatttcaatttttggagttttgggtTGGTCTGAGAGTGGAACATGTGAATCTAAAGTTATTGAATCAATtctaataccaaaaaaaaaaatcaatagttTTACGAGCTACTTGCATACCACTTTAAAATACCGGGGCTCACTTCGGAGTTCTACACGAACAATTTGTGGTTAAAGACAGAAAAAAGTGTGAATTGTTAAAAAGGGAGTATGGAAATCAATTCTCAATCTCTCAATAGTTATCCGATCAAAAAGTAAACTTAACATTAATGAACAGACAACTCAAATTTTAAAGATAACACTGCCAAATATGTGTAGTATTAAAATtaaatcatttgtgtgagatcaaaaagtgggccccacaaaaatttgtGAACAAATATGTGCTGTATTGTACTCCTTTCATTCCCAAATAAATGTCTTTACCGCAAACTTAGGCCTCTAAAAAGATGCGTTTGTTTCGctaaataattcaaaattttttcacaaatcaatatatattaatgagttctttcaaattgttaaaaaaaatcgcATGTTTTTAAAGGTTTAAGTTTGTCGGCCAGACATTTATTATGGACGGTGGGAGTATTTATGAACGAAGAGTTAACCCATGTTTAGACACCACACGTGATTTTCATTAGGTTTGGCACTGTGGATGATGTGGTGCCGGGGgattggtttggaggaaaaggGGAAATCCTTCTCAGGCGGAGAtaattttattctcttttggCAAATATCCAAGAAATTAAAACCAAcgaccccgttcgttttgggattttggatctaatcaggccccgttccagaacatcttcttaaaaaataagtacttatttcacattttcaaacttaaaaataatgtaaatgaaaaataattttttaattttttttgcatcgtattaaagaactcaatgagatctatcaaataagatctatattgataggaaaataatttacgtaagcacatgattttggaacttgaaattgccttcttaaaaaataaatacttattttcatttccggaacggagcctcattatcctatttctctctaattattattcttatttttctgtttatttctcttcaattattattattttctctctaCTCTCATTATCTacaaatttaaattcaaaatcccaaaacgaatcAGATGGCAAATTAATGGACACGTTCTAGAAGATCAATCCATTGCCTTGGAAGATGGGGAAACCAAACGTGTAAAAAGGAACCAAAACAATGGGCCATCTCTGCGGGCGGCCGCACAAAACAAGCTTCAAACCATGGGGCCGCATGGGCTGCTATCTACATGGAGTTTATTTCTGTATCTACTTTTATCCCCATTCCACTATCCAATACCACAATGTATTCTtccaacataaaataaaataaaaatattattctttaATTactcaaagaagaaaaaacaaaaacaaaaaactatatGATAACTAAACACAAATTAACATACTTTAATGATTaatcttcaaaaataaaaataaaaataaatctaaAGCATATGGTGAAATGGAAAAATTTGTCTGCCTTTTTAAGTCAAGTATATATCCATTTTTGTATCATTTCAAATCTTCCACAACCTGGGCTGACGCAGCAAACCTAATTTCTTTGGTATTTTTCAATCAAGCATCCATTTTATACCAACTCTATGTCTTCCTCGATCTGGATCTAGCAAAtataaattcaaatccaaatccaaatccaaatccaaatccagaTCATAGTTCATTGACCCCACCTATATTCCTTTATATCAACACTTTAATCTTCCACAATCTGGATATAGCAAATTTAAATCCAAATCATAAATTGTTGATTGACCCCACCTATATTCctttatctttcaaaatcaagtATCCGATTTCAATTAACACCGTATCTTCTAAAATATGGATATGGCAAATTTATATACAAATCCAGATCACTTTCATTGACCTCCAACCCAATTTCGGAGGCGGGAGAGCTGCTGTCTCGACCAAGCGGGGCTGGCTCCGGTCGGCTCCGGTCTCGTTtcgatgatcgaaaacgttcactacgtaaagctcgtcgagtagaacaagtgtaccaaaaattagCTCTACAAGATATTATTAAATGTCtaatcggaacacatataacttgtcAATAATGGGTTTTAGTGGATTTGAACCTgtatttcggatccattcttttcaagaaaaaatatgttctgatcaggcacttaatgatttctaatcaagttgatttttgatgtacttgttctactcgacgagctctacgtaGTGAATGTTTCCGATCATAGGAGCAAGATTGACACCAGCCCTGCTCGGCTAGGACAACAGACTGTTGCCCCTTAAAGGGACAACAGCTCCCCTGCCTCCCCCAATTTCATAGCAATTTCAAATATCTGATTCGTTCATATTGTAGACTTCGTTGGGTATTGTCACAGAATCAGTAGAATACCAACTAACATTTGATCGGAGTAAACATAATATTGGAAACAATGAATTCCTCAAGTTATAATCTAGTGTGCTGAAGTCATTTTAGTTTTATATAATTGTGCTTCGATTGTATAGTTTATTTATCCGATTGACTTAGGGCTTGTTCGGTTGGGgattttggaggagagagataaaaaagaaatgagagtaataattaaaaataaaaaattttggaaACCGTGCGCAAAGAGAACCAAACATGCCCTTAACTTTTAAAATCACTGTAGTGCTTGACGTGACCTACTATGTAAACTTATCAAATCATTGAAATCGCCAAATCGTTCCGAAATGGGGTCAATGCGGGTTACTAATcacccttcttcttttttcccgaAGTTACTAATCACCTTAGGCCCCGTTTTCGAAacatgaaataagtacttagtattttttaagatgttaatttcaagctaaaaaataatgggcttattgaaatataaaaatatgcaatatggatcttgtttgaaagatttcattgagatctttaatacggtgtaaaaaaaaatcaaaaaattatttttcatttacattattttttagtttgaaaatgtgaaataaatacttaatttttaagaaagtgttctggaacggactcTTAGTAACACGAATCTTCCATAATTTAGATAGGAAAAGGATTttcacacttaatttttttattatggcgctccatttttttgtcttttaattcAGCTTTcgtgtgcatttttttttactaaaaaatgaaaaagaaagtgccataacaaaaaaaaaagaaagtataa encodes:
- the LOC131309620 gene encoding protein FAR1-RELATED SEQUENCE 5-like; amino-acid sequence: MSFVPFTGVNHHHQSRMFGCALLVNETAESYIWYYQILCIVYVCGISYKRFRNIWHVFNKYPTFQKEFRHCIQDTITIDQFEMEWNQLILNYELTENDWSRDLYRRQEKWIPAYLRTMFCVELSTTQRSDSMNKFFKDFVHSSMLVSDFVYQYEKALDKRYQSKKEKDVKMRTTKAILKTCYKMEVQFCEDGTTKTSNVVAYGQENLVYEVVFDIVEKKAVCSCHKFGFIGILCRHILALFAKKSLASHLPEYYILQRWTINAKSHVANEISPTLMSQVTLQEGSKSSSTLTKHNLMIEVLKVVEERQKSQKKHDHLISPCFIEGAL
- the LOC131309924 gene encoding 2-hydroxy-palmitic acid dioxygenase mpo1-like — protein: MGRRKMELFDLEKHFAFHGAYHSNPVNSLIHMLFVWPIFFTTLILLYFTPAFFFESPFDQFPLGLVPNYGFLVSLIYASVYAFMDKKAGPLAAILCLACWVSASLVAKHLGFPLALKVVVAAQLFCWTGQFIGHGVFEKRVAALPENLTQTFLMEPFYVLLEALQLVFGYEPYPGFDATVKAKRDAEIKKLQEKKEKKIW